Proteins from a single region of Thamnophis elegans isolate rThaEle1 chromosome 17, rThaEle1.pri, whole genome shotgun sequence:
- the KCNJ9 gene encoding G protein-activated inward rectifier potassium channel 3: MAKDNPAFAAVPKTPVSEGKAPLSSQPVKSAALRRLGEGPEKAEKKRGRQRYVEKDGKCNVQHGNVRETYRYLTDIFTTLVDLKWRFSLLVFILAYAVTWLFFGLIWWFIAYCRGDLDHLGDDAWTPCVNNLNGFVSAFLFSIETETTIGYGHRVITDKCPEGIVLLLLQAILGSMVNAFMVGCMFVKISQPNKRAETLVFSSHAVISLRDDHLCLMFRVGDLRNSHIVEASIRAKLIKSKQTQEGEFIPLNQTDLSVGFETGDDRLFLVSPLIISHEINEQSPFWEVSKEQLRKDEFEIVVILEGMVEATGMTCQARSSYLVDEVLWGHRFMSVLSLEDGFYEVDYNSFHQTFEVPTPSCSAREMAEAAARMDAHLYWSIPSRLDEKVEEGTEKGEKERNGNLTGTENESKV; the protein is encoded by the exons ATGGCCAAAGACAACCCGGCTTTCGCTGCCGTCCCCAAGACCCCCGTCTCTGAGGGCAAAGCGCCCCTTTCCTCACAGCCGGTCAAGTCGGCGGCCTTGCGGCGCCTGGGCGAGGGCCCCGAGAAGGCCGAGAAGAAGCGCGGGCGCCAGCGCTACGTGGAGAAGGACGGCAAGTGCAACGTCCAGCACGGGAATGTGCGGGAGACTTACCGCTACCTGACCGACATATTCACCACTCTGGTGGACCTGAAGTGGCGCTTCAGCCTGCTGGTCTTCATCCTGGCCTACGCAGTCACCTGGCTCTTCTTCGGCCTCATCTGGTGGTTCATCGCCTACTGCCGGGGGGACCTGGACCACCTGGGGGACGACGCCTGGACCCCCTGCGTCAACAACCTCAACGGCTTCGTCTCGGCCTTCCTCTTCTCCATCGAGACCGAGACCACCATCGGCTACGGGCACCGCGTCATCACCGACAAGTGCCCCGAGGGCAtcgtgctgctgctgctgcaggccATCCTGGGCTCCATGGTGAACGCCTTCATGGTGGGCTGCATGTTCGTCAAGATCTCCCAGCCCAACAAGCGGGCGGAGACCCTGGTCTTTTCCTCCCACGCCGTCATCTCGCTGCGGGACGACCACCTCTGCCTGATGTTCCGGGTAGGGGACCTGCGCAACTCCCACATCGTGGAGGCCTCCATCCGGGCCAAGCTGATCAAGTCCAAGCAGACCCAGGAAGGGGAGTTCATCCCCCTCAACCAGACGGACCTCAGCGTGGGCTTCGAGACGGGTGACGACCGCCTCTTCCTCGTCTCCCCACTGATCATCAGCCACGAGATCAACGAGCAGAGCCCCTTCTGGGAGGTCTCCAAGGAGCAGCTGCGGAAGGACGAGTTTGAGATCGTGGTCATCCTGGAAGGGATGGTGGAGGCCACAG GGATGACGTGCCAAGCCCGGAGCTCCTACCTGGTGGATGAGGTCCTGTGGGGACATCGCTTCATGTCGGTCCTCAGCTTGGAGGACGGGTTTTACGAGGTGGATTACAACAGCTTCCACCAGACCTTCGAGGTGCCCACGCCCAGCTGCAGCGCCCGGGAGATGGCAGAGGCGGCAGCTCGCATGGACGCCCACCTGTACTGGTCCATCCCCAGCCGGCTGGacgagaaggtggaggaggggacggagaagggggagaaggagaggaacgGGAACCTCACTGGCACCGAGAACGAGTCCAAGGTCTAA